A window of Corallococcus macrosporus DSM 14697 contains these coding sequences:
- a CDS encoding SAM-dependent methyltransferase: protein MLGSPSDMGKPYRPKDHYFQKAKQEGLRARSAFKVDELIKRFPMVKKGHVVLDLGAAPGGFLQILAEAVGPKGRVIGVDIVAIRPFSQPFVQTAVLDVLADDFDAKLLELHDGLFDAVISDMAPKTSGIKATDEARSLRLAGKALEVSATRGRPGSSFVAKVFMGRDFEDFRNQLRALFEEVKVVRPEATRGASMEVYLVGLRRRAPEAPEAT from the coding sequence ATGCTAGGGAGCCCCTCTGACATGGGCAAGCCCTACCGTCCTAAAGACCACTATTTCCAGAAGGCCAAGCAAGAAGGCCTGCGGGCTCGTTCGGCCTTCAAGGTCGATGAGCTCATCAAGCGCTTCCCCATGGTGAAGAAGGGGCACGTGGTGCTCGACCTGGGCGCGGCGCCGGGGGGCTTCCTCCAGATATTGGCGGAGGCCGTGGGCCCCAAGGGCCGCGTCATCGGCGTGGACATCGTCGCCATCCGTCCCTTCAGTCAGCCCTTCGTGCAGACGGCGGTGCTGGACGTGCTCGCGGACGACTTCGACGCGAAGCTGCTGGAGCTCCACGACGGCCTCTTCGACGCCGTCATCTCCGACATGGCGCCCAAGACGAGCGGCATCAAGGCCACCGACGAGGCCCGCAGCCTGCGGCTGGCGGGCAAGGCGCTGGAGGTGTCCGCCACGCGGGGCAGGCCGGGCTCGTCCTTCGTGGCCAAGGTCTTCATGGGCCGTGACTTCGAGGACTTCCGCAACCAGCTCCGCGCCCTCTTCGAGGAGGTGAAGGTGGTCCGCCCGGAGGCCACCCGCGGCGCCAGCATGGAGGTCTACCTGGTGGGGCTTCGCCGCCGCGCGCCAGAGGCCCCCGAGGCGACCTGA
- a CDS encoding MG2 domain-containing protein — MHRTPWTRAPLLRFWLLSLLLLASPVLGQGKAPPSWKAIEAMVDEQKLEAAAQASEARLTRARAQGDEADWTRALVRTVQLRTALHGHETAVRFLREQPWPKGVLHRATLNLFYASTLVTYAQVHGWEVRQREAVASTGPVDLKSWTYEEILTEAQRAYEEVWKQRQQLGGEPLKALAEYVKPNTYPVGLRSTVRDAVSYLRVALLADSSHWRPEQANEVYRLDLGALLEGTPTAALADPGVHPLVKVAAVLGDLEAWHQAAGRRESVLEARLQRYAVLHQHFTDKEDRTRIRQHLAAFLPAFRDASWSTMGQAQLAELEHAADHAVKAHALAKACAATHPQSKGAQRCQALVSAIEAPEFSMGTLSSDGPRRRSIEVTHRNVSTLHFRAYAFDLEKRLTRVDDYNVLPEGEKLRALVKSQRAVATWSVPLPKTGDFREHRTFVTPPLTARGTYIITASAHEDYRATGNRIVAVYLTVTHWVLITRGVGGRLLEVRVVDGDTGQPVPKVPLRLIRMDYQRGFSEAARGTSDADGMASFDSVPGEGYRNFILVAGRGRDALMHPGHIPFYKRHEPGDRQSSLVFTDRAVYRPQQKVQWKAVAYSGRGEQARYQTLPNHPLHVTLVDPNYQVVESREVRTNDFGSAAGEFTIPTGRMLGAWAVRVSAGGTARIRVEEYKRPTFEVTLKDAKAPLRLNRPATFHGEARYYFGMPVTSGAVRWRAFREPVLPWWWWGRAHAGARERQVVATGTSSLGADGGFTIGFTPEADERSAATPGLTWRYRIEADATDEGGETRSASRAFRLGFVAVETRVDLETGFAREGTPAEVRLTRATLDGAPQPGPGTWRLVALKQPAQPLLPADEPQGLPEYKDPEARFTPTPGDSLRPRWFGTWSPDSAIRGWADGEERAKGAVEHDAEGVAVLKLPPLKPGAYRLHYETKDAFGQTYTVGRELLVAGRSTPLAVPAALAAERETVRVGEVARLLAVSGFQGQPLLLDLYQGERRVWRRELTGGRSSTVVEVPVTAELRGGFTVVLSTVRDYQYISLSKSLFVPWDDKELKLEFATFRDTLRPGAKETWRVTVRGPKGAKVEAGTAELLAYMYDQSLDLFAKQNPPSVASLYPQRHAYLNVNPSVGLSDTRWVVNDRYGEVAGWKRPEPDTLRFEDGWGLGGPGRRRSRQMLRGGGFGGAREAANRAAAPLAVAAPPAPAAPPPPPPSPAEGAAQSGVVTEARKDGARGAGPRARKRRRACAPTSRRRRSGCPRCSPGRMARRRWSSPCRIR; from the coding sequence ATGCACCGGACTCCCTGGACCCGCGCACCCCTCCTTCGCTTCTGGCTGCTCTCCCTGCTGCTGCTGGCCTCGCCCGTGCTGGGGCAGGGCAAGGCGCCTCCGTCGTGGAAGGCCATCGAGGCGATGGTCGACGAGCAGAAGCTGGAGGCCGCCGCCCAGGCCTCCGAGGCCCGCCTGACGCGGGCCAGGGCCCAGGGCGACGAGGCCGACTGGACGCGGGCCCTGGTGCGCACGGTGCAACTTCGCACCGCGCTGCATGGCCATGAAACGGCGGTGCGCTTCCTGCGCGAGCAGCCCTGGCCCAAGGGCGTGCTGCACCGCGCGACGCTGAACCTCTTCTACGCGAGCACGCTCGTCACCTACGCGCAGGTCCATGGCTGGGAGGTTCGCCAGCGCGAGGCCGTGGCGTCCACCGGGCCGGTGGACCTCAAGTCGTGGACGTACGAGGAGATTCTCACCGAGGCGCAGCGGGCCTACGAGGAGGTCTGGAAGCAGCGGCAGCAGCTCGGCGGCGAGCCGCTGAAGGCGCTGGCCGAGTACGTGAAGCCCAACACCTACCCGGTGGGCCTGCGCTCCACGGTGCGGGACGCCGTGTCCTACCTGCGCGTGGCCCTGCTGGCGGACAGCTCGCACTGGCGGCCCGAGCAGGCCAACGAGGTCTACCGCCTGGACCTGGGCGCGCTCCTGGAGGGGACGCCCACGGCGGCGCTGGCGGACCCCGGCGTCCATCCGCTGGTGAAGGTGGCGGCGGTGCTCGGGGACCTGGAGGCGTGGCACCAGGCGGCGGGCCGGCGCGAGTCCGTGCTGGAGGCCCGGCTGCAACGCTACGCGGTGCTGCACCAGCACTTCACGGACAAGGAGGACCGGACCCGCATCCGCCAGCACCTGGCCGCCTTCCTGCCCGCGTTCCGCGACGCGTCCTGGTCCACCATGGGGCAGGCGCAGCTCGCGGAGCTGGAGCACGCGGCGGACCACGCGGTGAAGGCCCATGCGCTGGCGAAGGCCTGCGCGGCCACCCATCCCCAGTCCAAGGGGGCGCAGCGCTGCCAGGCGCTGGTGAGCGCCATCGAGGCGCCCGAGTTCAGCATGGGCACGCTGTCGTCGGACGGCCCGCGCCGCCGCTCCATCGAGGTCACCCACCGCAACGTGTCCACGCTGCACTTCCGCGCGTACGCGTTCGACCTGGAGAAGCGGCTGACCCGGGTGGATGACTACAACGTGCTGCCAGAGGGCGAGAAGCTGCGCGCCCTGGTGAAGAGCCAGCGCGCCGTGGCCACCTGGAGCGTGCCGCTGCCGAAGACGGGGGACTTCCGGGAGCACCGCACCTTCGTCACGCCGCCGCTCACGGCGCGGGGCACGTACATCATCACGGCGTCCGCCCATGAGGACTACCGCGCCACGGGCAACCGCATCGTCGCGGTGTACCTGACGGTGACGCACTGGGTGCTCATCACGCGCGGCGTGGGGGGGCGGCTCCTGGAGGTCCGCGTGGTGGACGGGGACACGGGCCAGCCCGTGCCCAAGGTCCCCCTGCGGCTCATCCGCATGGACTACCAGCGCGGCTTCAGCGAGGCGGCGCGCGGCACCTCGGACGCGGACGGCATGGCCTCCTTCGACTCGGTTCCGGGCGAGGGCTACCGCAACTTCATCCTGGTGGCCGGCCGGGGCCGCGACGCGCTGATGCACCCCGGCCACATCCCGTTCTACAAACGCCATGAGCCCGGGGACAGGCAGTCCTCGCTCGTCTTCACCGACCGCGCCGTGTACCGGCCCCAGCAGAAGGTGCAGTGGAAGGCGGTGGCCTACAGCGGCCGGGGTGAGCAGGCGCGCTACCAGACGCTGCCGAACCATCCGCTCCACGTGACGCTGGTGGACCCGAACTACCAGGTGGTGGAGTCCCGCGAGGTCCGCACCAATGACTTCGGCTCGGCGGCGGGCGAGTTCACCATCCCCACCGGCCGGATGCTGGGCGCGTGGGCCGTGCGCGTGAGCGCGGGCGGCACCGCGCGGATTCGCGTGGAGGAGTACAAGCGCCCCACCTTCGAGGTGACGCTGAAGGACGCCAAGGCGCCGCTGCGGCTCAACCGGCCCGCGACGTTCCACGGCGAGGCCCGTTACTACTTCGGCATGCCGGTGACGTCCGGCGCCGTGCGGTGGCGCGCGTTCCGCGAGCCGGTGCTGCCCTGGTGGTGGTGGGGCCGCGCGCACGCTGGCGCCCGGGAGCGCCAGGTGGTGGCGACGGGCACCTCGTCGCTGGGCGCGGATGGAGGCTTCACCATCGGCTTCACGCCCGAGGCGGATGAGCGGTCCGCGGCGACGCCGGGGCTGACGTGGCGTTACCGCATCGAGGCGGACGCGACGGACGAGGGCGGGGAGACGCGCTCGGCCAGCCGCGCCTTCCGGCTGGGCTTCGTCGCCGTGGAGACGCGCGTGGACCTGGAGACGGGCTTCGCCCGCGAGGGCACCCCGGCCGAGGTCCGGCTGACGCGCGCCACGTTGGATGGGGCGCCGCAGCCGGGGCCCGGCACGTGGCGGCTGGTGGCGCTCAAGCAGCCCGCGCAGCCGCTGCTGCCCGCGGACGAGCCCCAGGGCCTGCCGGAGTACAAGGACCCCGAGGCACGCTTCACCCCCACGCCCGGCGACAGCCTGCGCCCCCGGTGGTTCGGCACGTGGTCGCCGGATTCCGCCATCCGCGGCTGGGCGGATGGGGAGGAGCGGGCGAAGGGCGCGGTGGAGCACGACGCGGAAGGGGTGGCCGTGCTCAAGCTGCCGCCGCTCAAGCCGGGGGCGTACCGGCTGCACTACGAGACGAAGGACGCGTTCGGACAGACGTACACCGTGGGGCGCGAGCTGCTGGTGGCTGGCCGGTCGACGCCCCTCGCGGTCCCCGCGGCGCTTGCGGCCGAGCGGGAGACGGTGCGGGTGGGCGAGGTGGCGCGGCTGCTGGCCGTGTCGGGGTTCCAGGGGCAGCCGCTGCTGCTCGACCTCTACCAGGGAGAGCGCCGCGTCTGGCGGCGTGAGCTCACCGGGGGGCGGTCCTCCACGGTGGTGGAGGTGCCCGTGACGGCGGAGCTGCGCGGCGGCTTCACCGTGGTGCTGTCGACGGTGCGGGACTACCAGTACATCAGCCTCTCGAAGTCGCTCTTCGTGCCCTGGGACGACAAGGAGCTGAAGCTGGAGTTCGCCACCTTCCGCGACACGCTGCGCCCGGGCGCGAAGGAGACCTGGCGGGTGACGGTGCGGGGGCCGAAGGGGGCGAAGGTGGAGGCGGGCACGGCCGAGCTGCTCGCGTACATGTACGACCAGTCCCTGGACCTGTTCGCGAAGCAGAACCCGCCCAGCGTGGCGTCGCTGTATCCCCAGCGGCACGCGTACCTGAACGTGAATCCGTCAGTGGGCCTGAGTGACACCCGCTGGGTGGTGAATGACCGGTATGGCGAGGTGGCGGGCTGGAAGCGGCCCGAGCCGGACACCCTGCGCTTCGAGGATGGCTGGGGCCTGGGCGGCCCGGGACGGCGGCGGAGCCGGCAGATGCTGCGCGGTGGCGGCTTCGGTGGCGCGCGGGAGGCGGCGAATCGGGCGGCCGCGCCCCTGGCCGTGGCGGCGCCGCCGGCTCCGGCCGCACCACCGCCACCGCCTCCGTCGCCCGCTGAGGGGGCTGCCCAATCCGGAGTGGTGACGGAGGCGAGGAAGGACGGGGCCCGGGGCGCGGGGCCGCGAGCCCGGAAGCGGCGGAGGGCCTGCGCTCCAACTTCGCGGAGACGGCGTTCTGGCTGCCCCAGGTGCTCACCGGGGCGGATGGCTCGGCGACGCTGGAGTTCACCGTGCCGGATTCGGTGA
- a CDS encoding alpha-2-macroglobulin family protein: MLTGADGSATLEFTVPDSVTAWSVWVHALTRDLKGGSLQRTSRSVKELMVRPYVPRFLREGDRAVLEVMVNNAGAQPMQGTLTLDIVDPDSRKSMLADFGVQQASQAFNVAAGKGTRLRFPLTTPTRVGTVAFRVEARTASHSDGELRPLPLLPGRMHLAQSRFVTLKGKDSKTMTFEDLRAGGDATRVNEQLVVTVDTQLFYSALQALPYLVNYPYECTEQTLNRFVSTGILSSLYGQYPSVARMAKQLSERSTPLETWDSVDPNRKMALEETPWLELARGGAGPEAGLVKVLDPKVAAAERTSALAKLRKAQTSSGGFPWWPGGPPSPYMTLYIVHGLSRAMEFGVEVPPEITRAAWGYLARHFREEYATKLMKEGRGWEFLTFLNYTASAYPNARYTGDALTAAERERMLAFSYKHWKQHSPYLKGYLALTLKRVGRAADARRVWESVMDSAKTSAELGTYWAPEDRSWLWYNDTTETHAFALRTLTELNPKDARREGLVQWLLLDKKLNHWKSTRATAESLYALVKYLQAEGALGVREDAQVTVGPRVVRMSFSPDEYTGKKNQVVVPGPELDPATMSSVVVEKTTPGFAFASATWHFSTEKLPDSERGDFFQVSRRYFLRERQGREATLVPLAEGAVVLPGDEVEVQLSLRAKHAAEYVHLRDPRAAGLEPENVQSRHRWDLGIAWYEETRDSGTNFFFERLPAGEYTFKYRLRANMGGQFKVGPATVQSMYAPEFTAYSAGNVLTVGAAK, translated from the coding sequence GTGCTCACCGGGGCGGATGGCTCGGCGACGCTGGAGTTCACCGTGCCGGATTCGGTGACGGCGTGGAGCGTCTGGGTCCACGCCCTCACCCGGGACTTGAAGGGCGGCTCGCTGCAGCGCACCTCCCGCAGCGTGAAGGAGCTGATGGTGCGCCCCTACGTGCCGCGCTTCCTCCGCGAGGGGGACCGCGCGGTGCTGGAGGTGATGGTGAACAACGCGGGCGCGCAGCCGATGCAGGGCACGCTCACGTTGGACATCGTGGACCCGGACTCGCGGAAGAGCATGCTGGCGGACTTCGGCGTGCAGCAGGCCTCTCAGGCCTTCAACGTGGCGGCGGGGAAGGGGACGCGGCTGCGCTTCCCGCTCACCACGCCCACCCGGGTGGGGACGGTGGCCTTCCGCGTGGAGGCGCGCACGGCGAGCCACAGCGACGGCGAGCTGCGCCCGCTGCCGCTGCTGCCCGGCCGGATGCACCTGGCGCAGTCGCGCTTCGTCACGCTGAAGGGCAAGGACTCCAAGACGATGACGTTCGAGGACCTGCGCGCGGGCGGTGACGCGACGCGGGTGAACGAACAGCTCGTCGTCACGGTGGACACGCAGTTGTTCTATTCGGCGCTCCAGGCCCTGCCGTACCTGGTGAACTACCCCTACGAGTGCACGGAGCAGACGCTCAACCGCTTCGTGTCCACGGGCATCCTGTCCAGCCTGTACGGGCAGTACCCGTCGGTGGCGCGGATGGCGAAGCAGCTCAGCGAGCGCTCCACGCCGTTGGAGACGTGGGACTCGGTGGACCCCAACCGGAAGATGGCCCTGGAGGAGACGCCCTGGCTGGAGCTGGCCAGGGGCGGCGCGGGGCCCGAGGCCGGACTGGTGAAGGTGTTGGATCCGAAGGTGGCCGCCGCCGAGCGCACGTCCGCGCTGGCGAAGCTGCGCAAGGCGCAGACGTCCAGCGGCGGCTTCCCCTGGTGGCCGGGGGGCCCGCCGTCGCCGTACATGACGCTCTACATCGTGCACGGCCTGTCCCGCGCGATGGAGTTCGGCGTGGAGGTGCCACCGGAAATCACGCGCGCCGCCTGGGGCTACCTGGCGCGGCACTTCCGCGAGGAGTACGCGACGAAGCTGATGAAGGAGGGACGCGGCTGGGAGTTCCTCACCTTCCTCAACTACACGGCCTCCGCGTATCCGAACGCGCGCTACACCGGGGACGCGCTCACGGCGGCGGAGCGGGAGCGGATGCTCGCCTTCAGCTACAAGCACTGGAAGCAGCACTCGCCGTACCTCAAGGGCTACCTGGCGCTGACGCTGAAGCGGGTGGGGCGCGCCGCGGACGCCAGGCGCGTCTGGGAGAGCGTCATGGACTCGGCGAAGACGAGCGCCGAGCTGGGCACGTACTGGGCGCCAGAGGACCGGAGCTGGCTCTGGTACAACGACACCACGGAGACGCACGCCTTCGCGCTGCGCACGCTGACGGAGCTGAACCCGAAGGACGCCCGCCGCGAGGGCCTGGTCCAGTGGCTGCTGCTGGACAAGAAGCTCAACCACTGGAAGTCCACCCGCGCCACGGCGGAGTCGCTGTACGCGCTGGTGAAGTACCTCCAGGCGGAGGGCGCGCTGGGCGTGCGCGAGGACGCCCAGGTGACGGTGGGCCCGCGCGTGGTGCGCATGTCCTTCTCTCCGGACGAGTACACGGGCAAGAAGAACCAGGTCGTCGTGCCCGGGCCGGAGCTGGACCCGGCGACGATGAGCTCGGTGGTGGTGGAGAAGACGACGCCGGGCTTCGCCTTCGCGTCCGCGACGTGGCACTTCTCCACGGAGAAGCTGCCGGACAGCGAGCGCGGGGACTTCTTCCAGGTGTCGCGGCGCTACTTCCTGCGCGAGCGGCAGGGGCGTGAGGCCACGCTGGTGCCGCTGGCGGAGGGCGCCGTCGTGCTGCCCGGGGACGAGGTGGAGGTGCAGCTCTCCCTGCGCGCGAAGCACGCGGCGGAGTACGTGCACCTGAGAGACCCTCGCGCCGCGGGCCTGGAGCCGGAGAACGTGCAGTCCCGCCACCGCTGGGACCTGGGCATCGCCTGGTACGAGGAGACGCGGGACTCCGGCACCAACTTCTTCTTCGAGCGGCTGCCCGCCGGTGAGTACACCTTCAAGTACCGGCTGCGCGCCAACATGGGCGGCCAGTTCAAGGTGGGCCCCGCCACCGTGCAGTCCATGTACGCGCCGGAGTTCACCGCGTACTCGGCCGGGAATGTGCTCACGGTGGGCGCGGCGAAGTAG
- a CDS encoding EndoU domain-containing protein produces the protein MRLPLPCLALLLGVSLPALAARGVFVSDVAVDAVEQPESRKVVFTVEAGRPYPLVKKGGPSRAWCKLQGASTEGWVLCDGAPESTASAAPSAADLVAADRAHAEQRARGVAGGGARREATDGRSRAEAGNIASDSPPASSGARRQRLAEAGRASAPGAPAEGRQVVLRGPAGSAAVQGVADEDTGDSDEEQAAPVSWKPATGCATTCDSAPLFAKPPALSAMDREVLALCPARPDASVSEGDVRRFLSRHYDDARLQRALSVAGRPGARQANIDWLTGLWVSTGPRNAFTHVFCGDDWQRGPIGGLHFLPRYAQLEAEGRICYQGPARGGAALKGDAYTIRFKGVAPWSCGKKHIGGFSRSPDAVGIMSIGTRAFARCCARGGARKEGGVYSAPDLGGTNWRIWCGTRNGTYGIATLHPTDDEATCGE, from the coding sequence ATGCGTCTTCCCCTCCCCTGTCTTGCCCTGTTGCTGGGCGTGTCGCTGCCGGCGCTCGCGGCCCGCGGCGTCTTCGTGTCCGACGTCGCGGTGGACGCCGTCGAGCAGCCCGAGTCCCGCAAGGTCGTCTTCACGGTGGAGGCCGGACGGCCCTACCCACTGGTGAAGAAGGGCGGCCCCAGCCGCGCCTGGTGCAAGCTGCAAGGCGCGTCCACCGAGGGCTGGGTGCTGTGTGATGGCGCGCCGGAGTCCACCGCGTCCGCCGCCCCCAGCGCCGCGGACCTGGTGGCCGCGGACCGGGCCCACGCAGAGCAACGGGCGCGGGGCGTCGCGGGAGGTGGCGCCCGGCGCGAGGCGACGGACGGGCGCTCCCGCGCGGAGGCCGGAAACATCGCGAGCGACTCGCCACCTGCGAGCAGCGGTGCCCGGCGGCAGCGGCTGGCGGAGGCAGGCCGGGCTTCAGCCCCGGGAGCTCCCGCCGAGGGACGGCAGGTCGTGCTCAGAGGTCCAGCGGGCAGCGCCGCCGTCCAGGGCGTGGCGGACGAAGACACCGGCGATTCGGACGAGGAACAGGCGGCCCCGGTGAGTTGGAAGCCGGCCACCGGCTGCGCGACGACGTGTGACAGCGCGCCGTTGTTCGCGAAGCCACCGGCCCTGTCCGCCATGGACCGCGAGGTGCTGGCGCTGTGCCCCGCGCGGCCAGACGCCAGCGTGAGCGAGGGCGACGTCCGGCGCTTCCTCTCCCGGCACTATGACGACGCCCGCCTCCAGCGAGCCCTGTCGGTGGCGGGCCGCCCCGGCGCGCGGCAGGCCAACATCGACTGGCTCACGGGGCTCTGGGTCAGCACGGGGCCTCGCAACGCCTTCACGCACGTCTTCTGCGGAGACGACTGGCAGCGCGGGCCCATTGGGGGGCTCCACTTCCTGCCGCGCTATGCGCAGCTCGAGGCGGAGGGGCGCATCTGCTACCAGGGCCCGGCGCGCGGCGGCGCGGCCTTGAAGGGGGACGCCTACACCATCCGCTTCAAGGGCGTGGCCCCCTGGTCCTGCGGGAAGAAGCACATCGGCGGCTTCTCGCGCTCGCCGGACGCGGTGGGCATCATGTCCATTGGCACGCGGGCCTTCGCGAGGTGCTGCGCGCGCGGCGGGGCCAGGAAGGAAGGCGGCGTGTACTCGGCGCCGGACCTGGGCGGCACGAACTGGCGCATCTGGTGCGGCACGCGCAACGGCACCTACGGCATCGCCACCCTGCACCCCACGGACGACGAGGCCACCTGCGGGGAATGA
- the tyrS gene encoding tyrosine--tRNA ligase, translating into MNPDALRKATPEEQFEEVTRGTVDLHSAEDLKKKLRHSYDTGKPLIIKAGFDPSRPDLHLGHSLLLTRMRRFQEFGHTVVFLIGDFTGLIGDPTGRNATRPALTRDEVKANAETYKKQVFKVLDEAKTQVRFNSSWLDTLGTEGMIRLASRYSVQRMLERDDFKKRFRGEVSISIHEFLYPLLQGYDSVVLKADVELGATDQLFNLLVGRQLMKEDGMAPQVIMTGPILEGLDAKLVEGKIAGAKMSKSLDNYVGIDEPANIIFGKLMSITDDLMWRYYELLSSKSVKELAQMRAQVESGALHPKAAKVAFAQEMTARFHGAEAGVKAAEDFEKRFAKKELSTDELPLVEVSLGGAERLPVTKLLPETKLVASATEARKLMAQGGVRVNGEKVTDAKAELGAGEYTVQVGKLKAARVKLG; encoded by the coding sequence ATGAATCCGGACGCGCTGCGCAAGGCGACCCCCGAGGAGCAGTTCGAAGAAGTGACCCGTGGCACGGTGGACCTCCACTCGGCCGAAGACCTGAAGAAGAAGCTTCGGCATTCGTATGACACGGGCAAGCCGCTCATCATCAAGGCGGGCTTCGACCCGAGCCGGCCGGACCTGCACCTGGGCCACTCGCTGCTGCTGACGCGCATGCGGCGCTTCCAGGAGTTCGGCCACACGGTGGTGTTCCTCATCGGCGACTTCACCGGGCTGATTGGTGACCCGACGGGCCGCAACGCCACGCGCCCGGCGCTGACGCGCGACGAGGTGAAGGCCAACGCGGAGACCTACAAGAAGCAGGTCTTCAAGGTGCTGGACGAGGCGAAGACGCAGGTGCGCTTCAACTCCTCCTGGCTGGACACGCTGGGGACGGAGGGGATGATTCGCCTCGCCTCGCGCTACTCGGTGCAGCGCATGCTGGAGCGCGACGACTTCAAGAAGCGCTTCCGCGGCGAGGTCTCCATCTCCATCCACGAGTTCCTCTACCCGCTCCTGCAGGGCTACGACTCCGTGGTGCTCAAGGCGGACGTGGAGCTGGGTGCCACGGATCAGCTCTTCAACCTGCTGGTGGGCCGGCAGTTGATGAAGGAGGACGGCATGGCGCCCCAGGTCATCATGACGGGGCCCATCCTGGAGGGGCTCGACGCGAAGCTGGTGGAGGGGAAGATTGCCGGCGCCAAGATGTCCAAGAGCCTGGACAACTACGTGGGCATCGACGAGCCGGCGAACATCATCTTCGGCAAGCTGATGAGCATTACCGACGACTTGATGTGGCGGTACTACGAGCTGCTCTCCTCCAAGAGCGTCAAGGAGCTGGCGCAGATGCGCGCCCAGGTGGAGTCCGGCGCGCTGCACCCCAAGGCGGCGAAGGTCGCCTTCGCGCAGGAGATGACGGCGCGCTTCCATGGCGCGGAGGCCGGGGTGAAGGCCGCCGAGGACTTCGAGAAGCGCTTCGCGAAGAAGGAGCTGTCCACGGACGAGCTCCCCCTGGTGGAGGTGTCCCTGGGCGGCGCGGAGAGGCTGCCGGTGACGAAGCTGCTCCCGGAGACGAAGCTGGTGGCCTCGGCCACCGAGGCGCGCAAGCTGATGGCGCAGGGCGGCGTGCGCGTCAACGGCGAGAAGGTGACGGACGCCAAGGCGGAGCTGGGCGCCGGGGAGTACACGGTGCAGGTGGGCAAGCTGAAGGCGGCCCGCGTGAAGCTCGGTTGA
- a CDS encoding TIGR00282 family metallophosphoesterase, which produces MKVLFMGDVVGRPGLQAVRTLLPRVRAQHGVDVVVANAENSDQGSGITSETAHYLLDSGVQLLTSGNHFYSKKAILPWVKEHPDLLLRPANYPKGTPGKGHALVKLPDGRALGVINLEGRVFMRTEASPFEVVEGLVEELRQQTPCILVDMHCEASSEKNAMGVHLDGRVSVVVGTHTHVQTADERVLPGGTAFITDVGMCGPLDSVIGMKKESSLARFMGKTAPYEVAERLVYLQGVVADLDDATGRARSIHRVREHLPGT; this is translated from the coding sequence GTGAAAGTCCTCTTCATGGGGGACGTGGTGGGCCGCCCGGGACTCCAGGCGGTCCGCACGCTCCTTCCGAGGGTCCGCGCGCAGCACGGCGTGGACGTGGTGGTCGCCAACGCGGAGAACAGCGACCAGGGCTCGGGCATCACTTCAGAGACGGCCCACTACCTGCTCGACAGCGGCGTCCAGCTGCTGACGAGCGGTAACCATTTCTACTCCAAGAAGGCCATCCTCCCCTGGGTGAAGGAGCATCCGGACCTGCTCTTGCGTCCGGCCAACTACCCCAAGGGCACGCCGGGCAAGGGCCACGCCCTGGTGAAGCTGCCGGATGGCCGCGCCCTGGGCGTCATCAACCTGGAGGGGCGCGTCTTCATGCGCACCGAGGCCAGCCCCTTCGAGGTGGTGGAGGGGTTGGTGGAGGAGCTGCGCCAGCAGACGCCCTGCATCCTGGTGGACATGCACTGCGAGGCCTCCAGCGAGAAGAACGCCATGGGCGTCCACCTGGACGGGCGGGTGTCCGTGGTGGTGGGGACGCACACGCACGTGCAGACGGCGGACGAGCGCGTCCTCCCCGGGGGCACGGCCTTCATCACCGACGTGGGGATGTGCGGGCCGCTGGACTCGGTCATCGGGATGAAGAAGGAGTCCTCGCTGGCGCGCTTCATGGGCAAGACGGCGCCCTATGAAGTGGCGGAGCGGCTCGTCTACCTGCAGGGCGTGGTGGCCGACCTCGACGACGCCACCGGGCGGGCGCGGAGCATCCACCGCGTGCGCGAGCACCTGCCAGGCACCTGA
- a CDS encoding 5-formyltetrahydrofolate cyclo-ligase, whose amino-acid sequence MSETVVEEAAARKQTLREELTARRKAMTPDLIDTRGLKVQSRFLAAPYYQKARTVALYAPIRGEVPTRDILIAALQDGKIVCYPLSHVHGRILSFRAIKSESELEPGRLGVREPTNSSDLIAVDQIDLFVVPGLGFTREGKRLGRGGGYYDATLRAASQRSRRVGLAFNDQVVPVLPTTGDDVDMDLVVTESESLRGLYRDWDFLDT is encoded by the coding sequence GTGAGCGAGACGGTGGTGGAAGAGGCGGCGGCGAGGAAGCAGACCCTACGCGAGGAGCTCACGGCCCGCCGGAAGGCGATGACGCCGGACCTCATCGATACGCGGGGTCTCAAGGTTCAGTCTCGGTTCCTGGCGGCACCGTATTATCAGAAGGCGCGGACGGTGGCGTTGTACGCCCCCATCCGGGGAGAAGTGCCTACCCGGGATATCCTGATTGCGGCGTTGCAGGACGGCAAGATTGTCTGCTACCCGCTCTCACATGTTCACGGGCGGATTCTTTCGTTCCGCGCCATCAAGTCGGAGAGCGAGCTGGAGCCGGGGCGGCTGGGGGTGCGCGAGCCCACCAACTCCTCGGACCTCATCGCGGTGGACCAGATTGACCTCTTCGTGGTGCCGGGCCTGGGGTTCACCCGGGAAGGCAAGCGGCTGGGGCGCGGGGGTGGTTACTACGACGCCACCCTCCGCGCGGCCAGTCAGCGCAGTCGGCGGGTGGGCCTGGCGTTCAACGACCAGGTGGTCCCCGTCCTGCCCACGACTGGGGATGACGTCGACATGGACCTGGTCGTAACGGAGTCTGAGTCCCTGCGCGGCCTGTACCGCGACTGGGACTTCCTCGATACGTGA